A portion of the Sus scrofa isolate TJ Tabasco breed Duroc chromosome 5, Sscrofa11.1, whole genome shotgun sequence genome contains these proteins:
- the LOC100622785 gene encoding olfactory receptor 8S1-like translates to MMTTGNKLCEHRDVVKRGGASTGGSPGTSGPLSTHAAPACPEAQTPLSPKGLNSFCRDAGAQRLKAKALKRPKEIELPSAGQSPVHLEGTGAVGLEKRPQRSLVVSVGHAGHACLPVHWTPCSLLADPLNSGNWTSRKDYRDVSLLRSSTTPASSKGRTKLRETHRDRPISGAFTPVLEKMPFSPSQRKLECSMEGGNTTTVTEFVLLGLSNNPHIQAVLFVTFLVAYLLILTENLLMLLVISTDSHLHSPMYFFLSHLSFLDAFYSSIIVPKLLEHLLSKWKTVSLLECFTQISLVIFSGATETCLLSVMAYDRFQAVCHPLLYAVAMNRKVCTGLVGASWAIGMGTGLVNTILLAQHHFCGPNLVRSFACELPPVLLLACSDPSVSIASILTTMVILGLVTLVLLLGSYTRIIMTALRINSATGRSKIFSTCSSHFLVVTIFYASGLSRYMTPASGSVLEQVLSVQYSVVTPLLNPLIYSLKNQEVKAALRRMLTKKPRLSS, encoded by the exons ATGATGACTACAGGTAACAAGCTGTGTGAACATAGGGATGTTGTTAAGAGA GGCGGTGCCTCCACAGGTGGATCTCCAGGAACCTCAGGTCCCCTCAGCACGCACGCAGCCCCAGCTTGTCCTGAAGCCCAAACCCCCTTGAGTCCTAAGGGGCTGAACTCCTTCTGCCGGGACGCTGGCGCCCAACGTCTCAAAGCAAAAGCTCTGAAGCGGCCTAAGGAGATAGAACTCCCCTCAGCTGGGCAGAGCCCAGTCCACCTGGAAGGCACAGGTGCTGTGGGTTTAGAAAAGCGCCCTCAGCGCTCCCTTGTGGTCAGTGTGGGACATGCAGGCCACGCCTGCCTCCCAGTTCACTGGACACCCTGCTCCCTGCTGGCTGACCCGCTGAACTCAGGAAACTGGACATCCAGA AAAGACTACAGGGATGTTTCCTTACTTAGAAGCTCCACCACCCCTGCATCTTCTAAAGGAAGGACAAAGTTGAGGGAAACCCACAGAGACCGACCCATATCGGGGGCTTTTACTCCAGTGCTGGAAAAGATGCCATTCAG tCCCTCGCAAAGGAAACTTGAATGCTCCATGGAAGGTGGCAACACAACCACGGTCACCGAATTTGTTCTCCTAGGACTATCTAACAACCCTCACATCCAGGCAGTACTATTTGTAACATTCCTGGTGGCTTAcctcctcatcctcacagagaacctgctgatgctgctggtgatCAGTACTGATTCCCACCTCCACagccccatgtacttcttcctcagccacctctccttcctggatgccttctattcctccatcatTGTCCCTAAGCTGCTAGAGCACCTTCTTTCCAAGTGGAAGACTGTATCCCTCCTTGAGTGTTTCACCCAGATCTCCTTGGTCATATTTTCTGGAGCCACTGAAACTTGCCTCCTTTcagtcatggcctatgaccggttCCAGGCTGTGTGCCACCCACTGTTGTATGCGGTGGCTATGAACAGGAAGGTGTGCACTGGCCTGGTGGGAGCATCCTGGGCCATAGGAATGGGGACGGGCTTAGTTAACACCATCCTCCTGGCTCAGCATCACTTCTGTGGCCCCAACCTTGTCCGGAGCTTTGCCTGTGAGCTTCCCCCAGTGCTCCTGCTGGCCTGCTCTGACCCCTCCGTTAGCATTGCCTCCATCCTGACGACCATGGTAATCCTGGGACTTGTCACCCTTGTTCTCCTGCTGGGTTCCTACACCCGTATCATCATGACAGCCTTAAGGATCAACTCTGCCACAGGTCGGAGCAAGATCTTCTCTACCTGCTCATCTCATTTCCTTGTGGTCACCATCTTCTATGCTTCAGGACTTTCCAG GTACATGACTCCAGCTTCCGGCTCAGTCTTGGAGCAAGTGCTGTCTGTGCAGTACAGTGTGGTGACGCCACTGCttaaccccctcatctacagcctgaaGAACCAGGAGGTGAAGGCAGCTCTGAGGAGGATGCTGACCAAGAAGCCCAGGCTTAGCTCCTAA
- the LOC100622682 gene encoding LOW QUALITY PROTEIN: olfactory receptor 8S1-like (The sequence of the model RefSeq protein was modified relative to this genomic sequence to represent the inferred CDS: inserted 1 base in 1 codon) → MKREQILIAHDPEFPFEEEGPSQRKLECSMEGGNTTTVTEFVLLGLSNXPHIQAVLFVTFLVVYLLTFTGNLLMLLVISTDSHLHSPMYFFLSHLSFLDAFYSSIIVPKLLEHLLSNWKTVSLLECFAQISLVIFSAATEACLLSVMAYDRFQAVCHPLLYAVAMNRKVCTGLVGASWAIGMGTGLVNTILLAQHHFCGPNLVRSFACELPPVLLLACSDPSVSIAFILTSTAILGFVTLVLLLGSYTCIIMTALRINSATGRSKIFSTCSSHFLVVTIFYASGLSRYMTPASGSVLEQVLSVQYSVVTPLLNPLIYSLKNQEVKAALRRMLTKKPRLSS, encoded by the exons ATGAAGAGAGAGCAGATCCTCATTGCTCATGATCCTGAGTTTCCCTTCGAGGAGGAGGG tCCCTCGCAAAGGAAACTTGAATGCTCCATGGAAGGTGGCAACACAACCACGGTCACCGAATTTGTTCTCCTAGGACTATCTA ACCCTCACATCCAGGCAGTACTATTTGTAACATTCCTGGTGGTTTACCTCCTGACCTTCACAGGGAacctgctgatgctgctggtgatCAGTACTGATTCCCACCTCCACagccccatgtacttcttcctcagccacctctccttcctggatgccttctattcctccatcatTGTCCCTAAGCTGCTAGAGCACCTTCTTTCCAACTGGAAGACTGTATCCCTCCTTGAGTGTTTCGCCCAGATCTCCTTGGTCATATTTTCTGCAGCCACTGAAGCTTGCCTCCTTTcagtcatggcctatgaccggttCCAGGCTGTGTGCCACCCACTGTTGTATGCGGTGGCTATGAACAGGAAGGTGTGCACTGGCCTGGTGGGAGCATCCTGGGCCATAGGAATGGGGACGGGCTTAGTTAACACCATCCTCCTGGCTCAGCATCACTTCTGTGGCCCCAACCTTGTCCGGAGCTTTGCCTGTGAGCTTCCCCCAGTGCTCCTGCTGGCCTGCTCTGACCCCTCCGTTAGCATTGCCTTCATCCTGACAAGCACAGCTATTCTCGGCTTTGTCACCCTTGTTCTCCTGCTGGGTTCCTACACCTGTATCATCATGACAGCCTTAAGGATCAACTCTGCCACAGGTCGGAGCAAGATCTTCTCTACCTGCTCATCTCATTTCCTTGTGGTCACCATCTTCTATGCTTCAGGACTTTCCAG GTACATGACTCCAGCTTCCGGCTCAGTCTTGGAGCAAGTGCTGTCTGTGCAGTACAGTGTGGTGACGCCACTGCttaaccccctcatctacagcctgaaGAACCAGGAGGTGAAGGCAGCTCTGAGGAGGATGCTGACCAAGAAGCCCAGGCTTAGCTCCTAA